Part of the Mya arenaria isolate MELC-2E11 chromosome 8, ASM2691426v1 genome, aacctcCCGCTCACAAACATTGTTGGGAAATTCTACTATATGGGGATAAAGCTTATTATATCAATAGCTACATtctatgtttataatataaattatcaaCTTATTACAGCTTTGTTCTTTATCATTCGTACGGATATTTTTAGACAATACAAAAAGAAAGCCAATATTTTACTGTCTATTCAAAAAATATAGGCTGCGTCAAAAGCAATTTAATGacggtgtttttattttaaagactgGGAGGGGACTACCCGTTATTAACCAAATCTcggttaaataaaatatcattaagaaaaacaacactatatTAATGAAAGTGCTTCTGTATTCAACTTCGGAGAGTGTAAGACCTTTAATTAATTTGAGGTTTTGCTTAGAGagcaaatgtttcttttatagCATTTAGAATAAATAAGAAAGTAATAAGTTTGGTATCCATCAAAGATAGTATGATATTCCGATAACTGTATTATAGAAAGCATTCAGTATAATACTTTAGAGGGATGCGTTAagaatatttctatattttaatgacGGTGCTGTTTATTTAAAAGACGAAGATTCCAGATTTCCAAAGACACCAACTCCGCTGTGCGtcagcaacatttttttttatataaactgaAACTGCCCTATTAGCCTCTCTATAGCTTTGCCTGGAATTATCATGGTTTTGGTACACTACACGTATGTTTACATGGtaatacaatttgaaaatatttaaaaattcatcTTGTTCAAACGttgtaattgtttgtgtttttccgTGTTTTTCCGTTGCATTTTGAGGATATGAGTAGCATCCGCTCACATATTTTACACGATTTACCCCGTTTTTTTGTTGCCCGTTTTTGAGAGAATTTTGATACCATAGTTAGTATGTAGCTCCAGTAAGTGATCCTCTACTAAGAACATTGAGGGGTCGTATACGTGTCCACATATCCCCCAGGAGGTTATGGGGTCGATCTGCACTAGGGGTACTTTATCATTACCTCTCAAAAAATCAGAATTTAAATCACTGACCCATTTCGTTTTTAGATGTTTCCAATTGCTGTTTGTAGTTATGATAccatatcatttattaaaaaacggTTTAAGCGGTTCTGCTATAAATTAAGTTGAAACCTTTCTAAATAAGCCTTTTATACGCAGCAATCCTCGGTTGTACGGATTTTAAATCAAAGACTGAATTAAGGTGGTTTAAAGTACCTTGCTATCTGTATGTACACTTCTATGTTTTCTGTAAATTCCATAGTTTCTATGCTCGATGAGCATATAgttttttggtttaaataattGAACAGACGATCTGTGTTAGTAGTGGTGAACAGAATGgcgtcatttaaaaacataattctgTTGGCGGGTTTATTCGTTTATGTCGTTAACGCAGAAATTAAGAAACGCTTTGTGAATGAAATTGATATTCCGACGCTTGTTCAGAGACTTGATGATCTGACGGAGAGGGTTGCAGAGAATGAGAGAAAATTAAGTAAGTATGCCTTCCTAACCGatgaataaaaatgtacataacataaaattatacatcatatatatatatttatgtcacgtcaattattactatttttattaaacgaatgctgtatgtaagttttttttaaaaattcctTTTCAGGATATCATCCAGTTGCTTTTAAAGCTCATCTCTCACAAAGAATGGTCAGCCCTGCACCAAACCAGAGAATTATATTCGACGATGTTCAGCTTAACATCGGTAACGCCTACCACGGAAATCTCGGTGGATTCATTGCCCCAGTAAACGGAACATACCTGTTCTCCGTATCAATCTGTTCTGACGGCAACCACTTCATTGTTTTAGATTTAATGCGCAATTCCAATATGATTGGCAGAGTCCTTGCAGGTGACACCGTGTATAACGATTGTTCGTCGGAAACAACCATTGCGGAGCTGAAATCTGGGGACGAAGTGTACCTTCAACACCACTTGAACTTGGGCGATCTCCTTCAAGTCCAACAGCATACGCTCGATAGCTTCACCGGTGCATTATTGGCTGTCATATAATGATCATTGACATCCTTTTTACGATATCTTCAAACTTATGACAGTTACTTTCAAACTTATGATATCATTTTCTGAGATGAAATTTCCatgaaaccaatgtttgataatttgtgtgaataatgcaaaaacagggaataaaatttatttcaatatttggttttaaaaattatcaatCCAGATTGTTCGCAAACCAGTGAATTTGAATGAGCAGTTATATCATATAGGCTTCTTAAAACTGCaagcaatacattttacaaaatccATTTGTCCGCATTTCACCTGGTGCGGAAAGGCCGTATTTCACTTCCCTGACACGTTataacaagttttatttcacaatgttaaaatgacgtcagaaaacaaaatagtgcgtcattgaaatatatataatgtttaatgttttaacgttTCTTTTGTGTGAATCATACCAGTAATGTATATCATAAAATAGTATTGTGTTTTGTTACGGAAAGTGATAGCATCTCTCATGTCTCAACGTCTCTTATGTTTTATGGCAGATTAGGATTTCACTCGAGCTGCGTCTTGTGAAATACGAATCTGCAAAATTCCAAAATAAAAGGTGTTTACATCCCCTGGATCAAAACACGGTCCTACCGACCCTACTATCATTCgtcatttatatgaatatgtgcCAGTCGtacagaaataactaaaatcATTGAAGCGGTTGGCGTAGTTGTTCTTCCTCGTGTATTTTTCTTCAcaattattttatcaacattATATATGATAAAGGGGTATAAGAGTCTGCAAATATCGGTTGGTCAGTATGTCTGATGGTTGGTTGGTCGGTTGATCTGTCTGTGGGTCGGTTAATCTGTCTGTGGGTCGGTTAATCTGTCTGTAGGTCGGTTGACGAACTCCTGATCACACAGTAACTTATGATCTGTTTGCAATAGGCCTATGGTcgagtagatgacccctatttaatAACTATTGGTTAACGGTTAAGCTTACAGATGTGCGTTTTATTGAGTCAATATAAGTTTAAGCCATACGGAGCAGATGCGAAGCCTATCGGTACTTAACTTTGGAATATcgatattttgatttttgttttattcgtACCATACTGTAAAGACATTTTCTTAACACATGACAACCAAATCGTTATAATCATTTTGTACTAAACATATAAATAGTCAAGCAATCCAAAATCAATTAGACATCTAGTATAAACTAGATCACATTGTTATGAAGAGTACGATGGtcagattttgatattagagaatgatatttttgttcCGCTTGTAATATAGATCACATAAAGTGtttgataataattgtttaaaacttttttgCTGTTATAAGTGCAAAGGCATAACATTTGCAAGTAAGCCAAAGAcaaacagtttgttttattgcGTTGTGCGAAAAATCATATTTCGGCCTACTTAAGACTTTaaccatttcaaatataatgcTCCTGACATCTGaattatataatacataaaaacaacataactgTTTTTCTGGTATTTTATACACGAAATaacttttctttgtttatttgagtttatcgaGGTCTGCCCGTGCCCACTGGCTCCATAATAGCTTGACCTCGCCGTGACGGCATCacaacttaaattgtgttttaatgccataagtgacatgagatagaagtgacaacaattcgcagtcaaatccagacatcgGAAGACTTGAAgtaacagagtgagatacaagagatccgggtgcaaTACATTAGCTCTTtacgaagagacctcttgggtctttaacgtgctcggtgtaaagatacaactttcctgggttgaaccagtactgagtacaccacttttccaagcactacccttaaATGCCGAgtgccaggcaagggagctacttgtaccaacttttaacgtctttcggtatgacgcggcccgtgatcgaacccacgacctcccgctccgtaggcggatgccttaaccactaggtCACGGAGATGGTGCACGAAATAACAGCGATGTTTGTGTCATTTAAATGATTCGACGGTTAGCACATGAATTTTCATCGCCATGCATTGACGTGCCATATTTCTTATTCCCATTAAAACGATCAAATACAAATTTAGATAAAGTTAAAGATTTTGATATGAATAATCATCAATGCTTACAGTGAACTAGATGTTTTCAAGGATAAGAACTTCATTTTGTCGATAGtttcacaaataataaaataacatagcaaaattaaaaaaaagaaaagtcgAAAGCCTGTCATATGCTGTATATCATAATTACACATCTATcttcaacaaaataaaagtcattCGTCATTAGATGACAGCCAATAGAGCTCCGGTAAAACTGTCCAGTGTATGCTGTTGAACTTGAAGAAGATCGCCAACGTCCAAGTGGTGCTGCACATATATCTCGTCCCCAGATTTCAGCTCCGCAATGGTAGTTTCCGAAGAACAGTCATCGTAGAGACTGTCGCCTGCAAGCACACGTCCAATCACATCGTTGTTTCTCATTAAATCAAGGACAATGAAATGGCCACTTGTCGAGCATATAGAAACGGAAAACAGGTATGTTCCGTTCACTGGAGCAAGGAATCCTCCCAGATTGCCGTGATAGGCGTTTCCTATGTTAAGCTGAACGTCGTCGAATATGATCCTCTGGTTTGGTGAAAGATTCTCCATACGTTGTGAGAGATGCGCTTTAAAGGCAACCGGATGGTATCCTAAAAGAGTTGAGTTTACGTATTTACAATTTTCGGTGACAGAAAAAGGCCAGAAGCCTTTCattgtaatacaaataaaattaaatgacgTAGACATATTATCTAAGAAATTAAGTATTTAACATGTAGTCAGATTGTTAGTTCCTTATCATATTCTATCCAtagcattttaaaaaatgaaattgagacTGAATGTACTGTGGAAATGAAACCAATAAATAACCAAATTTGTTTTgctgcattattttttattaagtttaaaaatacaagaaaacttCCTCGgaatttgtaatttaaacaaaagaaaaagcaaCATAATGAAGTATGTCTAAACCTCTTGAATAagaattaaatgttttagtattGAAGTTCATGGTTGTATAAAACATTTGGCTAGTGTACGACAAGTGATGTCAGGAAGACTTGATGTTTATCCGTACAAAGGCCAAAAGTTTTTATAGTCAGATGAACCTCGCTCTTAAAATATCCAATGTTTATTATAGTTTCACTTATTCTAAGCAATTCTCGGATAGCTCATATACAATGCTGAACAATAACCCTTCCAAGACAGTTGAACTTGACATAAATTCGGCTGGTTCAAGAGCGACAGCGTCaatgacattatttgttttagcgaagtcatacatgtgtatattttaccGCAATAGCTACTTACTTAATTTTCTCTCATTCTGTGCAACTCTATTTGTCAGATCATCAAGTCTCTGAACAAGCGTGGGAATATCAATTTCATCCACGAAGCGTTTTATTATCCCTGTGTTTGCgacagaaataaataagcacacAAGTAAACCGATTCTCACAGGAGACTTCATTTTGTGCTGCTTTATACTAACTGCTATACTATGAAGATAAACGAATGCCAGGTTCGGTTCTTATCgacttataataatatatattcgTAAAATGTTTACAACACTAAAATAAACATAGAAATTGAAGAATCTCAGCAAACATTTTatcatcgtcggcaaccacggtattTATTCCGTTGCACATCATAAATACGGTcggacaattgactgacaaaatgtcgttttaatgaatatgcatgaagcaagggagacaactcttcttccaatgcaTTATCACGTAACAAATAATTACTTTCAATAACCCAAATTTTTCAGTTACCCCCAGAGGTCATTGTAGAGAGGTGGTGGACCGACTTCAAAGCTTTTGTtagaatatttctttataaggGAAAACATTAGCATGAGTGTATGTGCATATTAAGGTATTGCTAtcttgcggaaccaatgaaactgcctcattaattattcatgattacgagattcCTCGAGCAGAAGCGCTGATGATACACAACGAAGCTTAGCGTAGTAGTACACCTGTGTATCCCACGATGGATTGAAACGAACGCCTTTTTTCACTTGGTGCTTACATTAATGTcatgtttaaattacatttgtCCACAAACAAGAACGGCCTCAATTTCGCATTCTACGTCAGTTAAATCCGGGTCTTCAAGTGCCTCGTCATTAATGTGTTGCCAAACGTCTTGGCTACAGTTCAGATTAAGTGTCATGATAAGATGCCTGTGCTGTTCAAATGGTAAACTGTTTATCGTGGGGTGAGATGACTGTTCATCTAATTGTATTTACCAATACGCAATGTAAAGCGTTTACAACTCTAAAATACTTTGCACCATTTAACCAAGTGGCAAATGCAGAGGATATAGGCCGTTTGATAGCTTCATGAACGTGCTTTAGTTGGTATAAATCGAAGTTCACgttgttgttttatcttttgTGACAATATGCTTGTCTTCGATTTGTTTTATACTCGcatatgatatttttcttgttttgctGAGCTCAGATTCGGAATGACCAATTTTACCTTCGATTTTATGATCAAGTTCAAAGGTGCGTACGACTTTTGTAAAGAGAACAATCCAAAAGTTGTTTCTAAAAGAATCAATTAGAGATATGACTGTTTGACCTAGGATTCGTGTTAAGCTAATCCAGAGCTACTGACGATGCAAATaactggccccaatatcacgaaaataaatctcaatctcaactcattttccAGTATGgcattattaaaaattactaaTGTTTTGCTATGCTTAAAAGCACATGCATGATGTAGATTAACATTAATGTTCAATAttctcaaaaatatatttctacagcacaaaatgtacttgaggAAAActctaaaataacaaattggACTCAAGTACAAATTTTGCTctattttttctatataatattGACCTTTAATCAACATAATGAATGAGAGAATGCGATTTAAAAAAAGggttaaacatttacaattttgtatCTTTTGATGCTGtatgtaatttgataaaaagagttgagactgagatttgacttgagtattctTCTTGATTTTGAGGCCTGGTGATTCAGATACCAGACGTGTTTTGGCCGAAGCTTTCGGTAAGGGTTCCGATGTAACAAAAACTATTTGCTTAAGGTTGAAAGtagttttattttctatttgttttatatccACAAGTAATTTGTAGCGTAACCGCATCTTTGAACAATTACTGCCCTTTgattagctaaagaacttcagcgaacacgttatatattacctttttggatgtgttgtaaacatcaaaaaaataaatatcagcattaaagttatggaagccagaactaccCTTTGATCTAAATTGGTCATTTGCTTAAATAAAGTTGAATGTCTGGCGGTGTTTTTCAAAGGTTCGTTTTACATTACAGACTTATTTATTccgtataattattttaatagcgacaagaataatataagaaatcatatgaaacattgtttactaACCGGGCGTTGTTTTCATAAAAGCAGTAGTGAAAAGTCCCTAAAAGTTTCGCAAAGTGGAATTTACCCGTTTTACTCATATCAATAACGAACTCGTCCAACCGGGAAGTATATTTAAAAGCGCGTCGTCATTCTGTGTCTGACCGCCATCGAGGTAACTTCAGGCAGTAAACCGGAAGTCGTCGTTCAAAGGCTAAAAATAGGAATCTTGACCTTGTGGATGTTAAGTCTTGAACACATGCACAAGGTCGCtgcaataatgagcgatcagggatacttttttattattttgaaatttcttatgtatccctgtaacgctacaactctctaccatttaacaccgGCAAAGAATATATGGTAATCTTGTGcatcgattttgaataaaaatgacaaagttgttcaatatatacccgacagtgatctaaactggacttaatttgtcattagagtcgttatttttacataaatatattctgggtcaccgttatacatgtacacaacctgccAGATCTGTCCTAGATTTACAGATATTGGGATACTTGATAGACAATCGACACATGTACAtgattaagtgttttatgatatctgaacatgttttttagGCATAGACATTTATTAGGGacattaataaatatgtgtttaatagtatgTACTAATATATTTTCGTAAAAATGTGAATtaataacggagataatttcaaaattgtggccgcgtgGATTCTCTGCGCAAAGACCCGttcgctactttttgctgggatggggACGTCACGAGTCAGCCATAGTAAAAAGAAATCGTCAatagactcgttgacggccatttcgGTGGACTAATGCACATGGGCATTGCGATCTGTATGATAAAAAGGCACCAGAAACTTCATATCTATAGGGTTTTTCTAGTGTTTCAGTTCAAGTTGGCAGATGCAAagagcattgcgatctagtCTGGAGTCATCAGTGCTGTTGTCTAGAAACTCTTGTTAGCCTCATACCTACCATCTGCGTTCTCTACAGGGCACTGCGATCTATGTGCTGACGAAATTAAAGGCAAGTACGCCCAAGATATACCGTGAAATTGAACAGAATCATACCACAGGAACGGGCACAACTTTGGGATTCATAGTGTTCCAGTTCAAGTAACCAGATACATGGATCATTACGATCTAGTCTGGTGAACAGAGCTGGTGGCTTGGAACTCAAGGATACCAAGTATCATCGTTATtcacagagcattgcgatctgtgTGCTGACAAAGGTTCAAGTATTTTGCATTGTCAATATACACGCTCCCGTAAGAGAATGCCAttcataattaaaatgattaaagcTTATTTAAACAAACGAGTAATCTGTGAACCCTGATTATTTGGTTGATAATGAGCCAACCCACCAATCAGCTTTCAATCATTGTATTTAGTCATTAGGCAAAGCAGCTTGAGAAATATTCCATGCTATAAGAGCGATTCATATAAGCTCTACGACACCGATTGAACATACAACCCACACGTTACagatgttaatagtaaaaaacTTTTTTCCCAAACTTGTTTCTAAACAGGCGAAAAgggatatgttttttttttatttatttgacatagCCTTAACCATCAGACTGAAGTAAGAGCAGTAGACGTACGatgattcaaacatattttagccattcattaattaagaattctacatcaattttattttcgtttaaagctaataattgttttgtctCAGATTTGTTTCATACTTAATGCAATTTTGTTCATATCGGGAGAGAAGATTGACATTCCTCTTACCGCAGGGTATACCTTCAAGTTTGCATACTCAGGTACTGTTTTGGTCAAGAATTTTACCCAATGGTTGAGAACTGGCTTTTCTTTTAACGGTCGAATATCATGTTTGTGGTAAAAACGTTCCCCAACTAGTATCTTGCAAATCGGTAGTAGATACATTGTATGACTAATGTGTTGAGCAAGACCGAAACTTACAACTTCAATTAGGGAACGGAACACGATCCAGACGTGTCTAGGACCAGCTCGAAAAGACCTGCAGATTAGAGGTTGCTCTTGCTCTATGGTCCTCTGGTTTTATCTCTGCATGTAATTGATGTTGGGATCATTCTTATAAAGgtgaaaaaggcaataaaaattaattgaatGGCGAAAATAACTGCGACGGTTAGGGTTAAAATAACATGGGGAGTGGTTGAACATCCATTATAGAGGGAGCGGAAGCAACACGTCATCGAGAGGGATTACACCGGCAAGGGAATGAGCATAGACATCATGCCTACGGGAGCGGAAACAACACGTCATCGAAATGGGATAACACCAGCAAGGGAAGGGTAGACATCATGCCCACGGGAGCGGTAACAGCACGTCATTTAGAGGGAtaacaatggcaagggcagGGGTTAGACATCATGCCCACGGGAGCGGTAACAACACGTCATCGAGAGGGAtaacaatggca contains:
- the LOC128244102 gene encoding heavy metal-binding protein HIP-like, with product MASFKNIILLAGLFVYVVNAEIKKRFVNEIDIPTLVQRLDDLTERVAENERKLRYHPVAFKAHLSQRMVSPAPNQRIIFDDVQLNIGNAYHGNLGGFIAPVNGTYLFSVSICSDGNHFIVLDLMRNSNMIGRVLAGDTVYNDCSSETTIAELKSGDEVYLQHHLNLGDLLQVQQHTLDSFTGALLAVI
- the LOC128244904 gene encoding heavy metal-binding protein HIP-like, encoding MKSPVRIGLLVCLFISVANTGIIKRFVDEIDIPTLVQRLDDLTNRVAQNERKLRYHPVAFKAHLSQRMENLSPNQRIIFDDVQLNIGNAYHGNLGGFLAPVNGTYLFSVSICSTSGHFIVLDLMRNNDVIGRVLAGDSLYDDCSSETTIAELKSGDEIYVQHHLDVGDLLQVQQHTLDSFTGALLAVI